Within Paenibacillus sp. RUD330, the genomic segment GGGAAAGGCTGCCGCAAAGCTTCGTCAAGGCGGCTGCCGGACGGCGGGGAATCGTCTGCTCCGTCGAACGTCCCGGACGGGTATGCCACGGCGACGAAATCCGGATTCTGGATCCTATCTGACAAGCTCCGCCTCGCCCTTCGCCGCGAGATGCGCCATGACGGCCGCTGTCATGATGGCCGTATAGGCGGCTGATGGAGATCGAGCGGCAATCGTTGGAATCATATTCGTTCGGGGAGGTTTGGCCATGGCAAGCATCGATCTCAACGCCGATCTGGGCGAAGGCTACGGAGCCTGGTCGTTCGGGCAGGACGAAGCCCTGATGCGCAGCATTACGAGCGCCAACATCGCCTGCGGATGGCATGCGGGAGATCCCGCCACGATGCGGGCTTCCGTCCTCGGCTGCCTGAAAGCCGGCGTCGCCATCGGGGCGCATCCGGGCCTGCCGGACCGGCTCGGCTTCGGACGCCGGGAAATGGCGCTGAGCCCGGATGAAATCTACGACGGAGTCTTGTACCAGCTCGGGGCGTTGGAGGCGTTTGTCCGCGCAAGCGGCGGACGGCTGCGCCACATGAAGCCTCACGGGGCGCTGTACCATATGTGCAATCAAAGCGAAGCGGCCGCCGAAGCCGTCGCGCGGGCGGCTGCGGATCTCCGCTGCGGCCTGGCCGTGTTCGCGCAGGCGGGAAGCCGGCTGCTCGAGGCGGCAGCCGGACATGGCTTGCCGGCAATCGCCGAAGCTTTTGCCGACCGCGCCTATACCGCATCCGGCAAGCTGGCCGAGCGCTCGCTGCCTGGAGCGGTGCTGCATGATCCGGATGCCGTGCTCGCGCAGGCTCTGCGGATCGCTTCCCGCGGCGAAGCCGGAACGCTGGAAGGAACGGTGCTGTCTCTATCCGCTGCCACGCTATGCCTGCACGGGGACCGTCCCGGAGCCGCCGAAGCGGCGCAGCTGCTGCGCCGGGGGCTGGAGGAAGCCGGCGTGCGCGTTGCGGCTCCGGATATCGGCGAGATCGCTGGAGACGTCCTTCCTGGCGGGGGGACGGGATATCTCCATGAAGGATGAGGCCTGGCTGTTCGTCTACGGGACTCTGCAGCCGGGGATGTCCAATTACGGGGTCATCCAGACATGGGTACGGGAAGCGGAGATGGGCCGGATAAGAGGCTTCCTGGTCGATGCGGGCGCAGGGCTGTACCCGGCTCTGGCCATGGACAAGGCAGGCAGGCCTGACATTCAGGCGGTCTTCCCGGCAGCTGCGGCCGCCCGTCCTGACAGCAAGCCCGTCTTCCCTGAAGCCTCGGCCAACGGCTGCATCGCGGAAAGCGACTCCGCATCCGGCTGGTGGCTGCGGATCGGCATCGGCGGCCTTGCCGAAACCGACAGGCTGGAAGAGTACTTCGGACCGGAGGAAAGCAACGACTACGAGCGGATCTGGACGGCCGATCTCGATGTTCCTTCCAGGCAAGGCTGGGTATATGTCTGGCCGACCAGACGAGGCTGCCCGCCGATCGGAAGCAGCAAATGGCCGCCTTCACCGGATTGACGGGGAAAGCGGCCTTTTTGGCCTTGCAGCGTTTTCGCTGGCAGGGGCTTTATCGGTCTTCTTCAGACGTTTCCGGCTGAAAAGCGATGAGCGTGACGGGAACGCCCCGCTGCCGGGTAAGCTGCCGCTCCAGTTCCCGGATCTGCTGCACGGCATCATCCGACCCGCTCAGATCGGCGAACCGGTAAGGCTCGAACGGCTGCTGCATGATATCCACCTCCATAGGTAGCGTGGTCTGCCCGGCGCAGCGTTATGCATGAAGGCCTTCGACTGTCCATTTTACATTCCGGCTTTCTACAGTCCGCTTTACATTCCGGCCAGCACGAGCGGGGAAGGGGGATCCAGCTCCTCATCCCGGACGAGGATCGCCGCCTTGCCTTCATATCCGGGATACAAGGCGAAAATATAGGTCCATGGCTGGTCCGCCGCATCGCCGTCGGCGCCCGGCATAGCATTGAAGACGAGTCCGCAGCTGCCGGGCGGAACGTCTGCCTCGACCGTGTCCGACAGGATGCTGGCAATGCTCAGTTTCCCGTCTGCGGGCACCTCG encodes:
- a CDS encoding gamma-glutamylcyclotransferase family protein, translated to MKDEAWLFVYGTLQPGMSNYGVIQTWVREAEMGRIRGFLVDAGAGLYPALAMDKAGRPDIQAVFPAAAAARPDSKPVFPEASANGCIAESDSASGWWLRIGIGGLAETDRLEEYFGPEESNDYERIWTADLDVPSRQGWVYVWPTRRGCPPIGSSKWPPSPD
- a CDS encoding 5-oxoprolinase subunit PxpA, giving the protein MASIDLNADLGEGYGAWSFGQDEALMRSITSANIACGWHAGDPATMRASVLGCLKAGVAIGAHPGLPDRLGFGRREMALSPDEIYDGVLYQLGALEAFVRASGGRLRHMKPHGALYHMCNQSEAAAEAVARAAADLRCGLAVFAQAGSRLLEAAAGHGLPAIAEAFADRAYTASGKLAERSLPGAVLHDPDAVLAQALRIASRGEAGTLEGTVLSLSAATLCLHGDRPGAAEAAQLLRRGLEEAGVRVAAPDIGEIAGDVLPGGGTGYLHEG